The nucleotide sequence ATTTAGGCAAATCTTTACTATTATAATAAATTATACTTTCTGTTCAACATGTTCAGGAACCTCTTTGGATTCAACGGTGGATGCCCCTTCCAGATCATCTGCTCGTTGTATCAGATTTGTATCACTTTCAATACCCAAATCCCTGTGATACCTTTCTGGCCCCAAGATTATAATTATAATCATGTAACCAAACACAGCGCCGCAGAAAATAGCCATGACTAATCCATAGTCATACAGCCCTGTTTTATCTCCAATGGGAAACTGCGTACCGATTTGTGCTTCAATAGTTGATGATGCAGAAGAAGCCAAGTTTCCCAATTGGTATACTACACCTGAAAGAAAAGAACGATGGTTAGTGTTCACTAATTCCAATAAATGGATTGGGACCACTCCCCATGCACCCATAACTGCAAAATTAAGGAAAAAGTATCCTCCAATGATTCCAGGAACATGGTCCGAGAAAAATGATGGATATAGAAAAGCGCCCGCCATTATTTGACAGATAATAATAGTAAGTCGTCTTCCTAGCAACTCATTAAGCtgaccaaagaaaagaccACCGACAATAGCCCCAAGATTTGAAACGCAGATAATGGTAACTCTAGTCTTTGAGTCAATATTAAGctgtttctgaagaagagtattGAATAGATCCTGTGAACCGTGTGAAGTGAAGTTAAAGCCAGCCATAAGTAGCACCAAATAAATGAACAAAACCCATTCAGTTTTGATAGTGGTAACAATTGTCTTGTCCAAGTACTTATAAATCCCCACTTTAGCTCTTTCGTCGTGctctttcaagatcttcttctgttcctgcaacttgatgaaggtTTGTGTTTCAGGCAAGAAAAACCTCCACGTTATTAAAATACATGGAAGCCCAGCAGAGAACCAGAACAAAGATCTCCAaccttcaccttctttaAAAGTATGCTCGAATGCAAGGAAGAAAGCCATAGCAAAAATGTATCCCAAGTTATATCCTGGCAAGAAAAGTCCAGACAAAATCCCTCTAGCTTTCGTCGGTTGGTCTTCTAGTGCAGTGGTTGCACAAATAGGATAGAAACCTCCCATGGCTATTCCAAATAGGGCCCTGACCCCTAAGAATTGACCGTAAGTCTTGACGAACCCAGTACCAATTTCAATCACAACAAATAACAAGCAAACTAGAATGTAAGTATACTTTCTTCCGTAATAATCTGATGCTAGTCCAAAGATTGTGGCTCCTAGAGATCTAAACATCAACACGAGAGTGATACCCCAAGTTACTTGGGTGATGGACAcattcaaagtcaaagcAATGTTGGGGGCTGTTGCAGATACGCAGAAGAAATCCATCGCATCCACAGTCCAACCCAAGAACCCCAAGAAATAAAAGTTCCACCCACGGGAGTCAACCTGTTTTAACCCTGGGATGGGATTCATGGTTACCCATACACTCAGACTTTGACTCTTATAGGGAATGTCgaacaaagttgaaaatcGGGTACCAAAGTAATGGGAAATTGAAGATAGCGATAATTCTGGCTTCTCATTGAAAATCTGGTTGTTGGCATGTTCCAccaaaatatcatcattaaAGCTCATAACGAAGAAGACTACAAAGGAAAATGTAAAAAAACATAGAATGGATATGGAAGCATATTTATAGTGTCTTTGTGGTTCTAATCATTGGATCCCCGCAAGTACTTAGTTGCACCCTTAAGTGAGTGGTTAGCCAAGTTTATGTATTGGTTGTGAGCAGGAAAAGCCCCTCTCGCCTACTCCACTAATTGACTATAAATGCGAATGGGGAGACCAACAGGTGTCGGGATTTAGCGGGGTCAGGTTAGCAACTGAAGAGGCTACTTATGAACAATACCTCGGTGATTAATTATTAGAACGCCGATTTTCTCAGATCTAAAGCTTTATTTTTTATAGTGCTGTCAAGTTTACAATCAGTTGTACTAAAACTCCGAAAATATCTCGGAAACGAGGACACCTTCTCCACAACCTCATCTTCTGACCCatacttttgaagaaatatACTTGTATACATCTGAACTTTTTTTACATAAACACAATCATTCTAAATACCATTTAAATGTACAGCAGAGAGATTCTTGATACCTGAAGAAACTCCTACTCATCAAGTTCCTCATACTTCTCAACTCTATCTTCTGCtgcatcttcatcctcgATCTTGACACCACCACTAACAGAAAATTGTCCTCCAGCACCTATCATCAAGATGTCGTGAAACTTAGTGGCAGTATTGGCAATCCTGGTTGGCTTTTCCACGTCTTCATCTAAAGGTCCTAACCCTGGCCCATAAGTGTCTCCAAATCCCCATGAGTATACGAATCCATCAGTAGTAACGGCGAAAGAATGGTGAGATCCAGTTCCAATTGCTTTACACTTGATGTCTTCCTTAGCACTGAGCTGGAGCTTCGTTGGTACAGGAACTGCACGAACCTTACCATGCTGATCTTTGAAAACAGAATCTGGAAGATTTTTTTCTGGAATACCAACTTCCTTCATATCGTACCTGCCCCAACTAAAAACCTCCCCACCTTTGGTTAATGCCATAGTATGGtgttcaccaccaacaatttcGGTGATCTCTTTTTGACTAAGAGGTTGGATTAAAGTAGGTCTGGTGATTAAAGAACCATCTTCTAATTCGCCATGAGAGTTAGTTAAAGCACATTGACCAAACTGATTTAATCCCCAAGCGTAAACATTATCATCGTGATCAATGGCAAAACAGTGAAAGTCACCACTAGCGATGTACTTGATATTGTATAACCCAAATTGTTGGGGCTCTAATGCTTTGTAACGATGTCTCTCTAAAATACGACGTCCGAGTTGAAACTGTTGTCCATTACCCCAAGCATACACTATACCTTTGGAGTCCAAAGCAAGGATGTGATCTTTACCAGCAGcaagttgaacaatatTCTTAAGTTGGTCCATTTTGAGTGGCACTCTTTGTAATTTAATTTCATCTCTTAAGAATCCCAATAATCCTTCGTTATTTCTGAAACATCCCCATGCGTAAACTTCCCCTGTATCAAGCAATACTGCACTCAAGTTATCAGTGGCACAAAGTTGGACAATTCGTTTGTTTTTGGGTAAGTTTTCAACTAACCCGGGGGTCGATTCTGCTTCATTTAAAtctccatcatcatcttcatcgcTTTCGGCAGCATCCATGTCCTTGAGCTGCTCTTTAACCTTACTAGTGTCACGACCTAAAACTCCACTATCGTTACCACCCCAAGACCAAATTTGGTTGTTGTTATCCAAAGCTAATGTGTGCATACCTCCAACTGCAAAGTCCACGATTTTGCCTTTGATATGATCTTCTAGTAAAAGGGGATTCAATCTAGGTCTCTTAACTTCCTTGTTCTTGGCACTAGGACCGAGGCCCAATTCACACATAGATCCAGTAccccaaacaaaaatatcCAAAGGTGTTGTTTTGGCAGCTGGAATATCATTGATAGTGGCCAATTTTGAATACGAATGTAATATATTCGAAGATGACGTTGTGAGGGATTTATGCTTCTTAGAAACACCATTACCATTGGCATCTGGTGTAATGTGTTTCCTTTTTCTTTCTAATGCAACCATATTTGACTTTTAAACCGATGTTGTTGAGTAACGATTTGTTTTTGCGATCAAGATTTCTCGAGATGAGTGCGATGACATAATAGATTTGCATTTCGTACATGTACATTAAGGGTATATTAGTTCAATTTATGGGCATTGGGCAAGTTATAACCTTGCCTTTTGTGAAGCCACTTGCTTTTAGTCTCTACAAAGAACCGGGCATAATTTTGAATCAAGTATCCAAATGACCCAATAGCTCTAATGAGAGCAAGGAAGGCAACAGACCACAAAATAAAGCCCAAGTAATAGTTTTGTTTGGTCTCGCCAGCTTTGAATACTTGTAGCATTGTCATGATAAACACCAAGTTAGAAAGCATCCAGATCAACACCACTCTGGTTCTAACATCTTTGGCATAGTCTTCACCATCCATTATATCATCTGGTTGATGAGCTCCCAACACCTTCTTGCTGGATCTCTTTGCTCTGATGTTGTACAAGGTTTCCAAGTagacttcatcaatatttACGTTAAGTACAACAGCCTCAAACtcaccttcttcattcttttcaataatgTATTGATTGGAGAGATCCTCCTTGGGATTATTATCACCTTTAGTACCCCACGACACATCATGAGTGTTACAAAACGCAAAGATCTGTAATGTGCAAGTATAGGAAGGAATCATAAGGAAATACTGTATGGAACAGGTGAGCATGTGCCATGGATCCAAGTATAATACAGACATCAAAGTGTATAATCCGTACGTCGACAATAAGGAAACGATGATACTGATCATAACGTAAGTACTGGAATCTCCGATACCATATTCTTTAATAGTGTTGGCCACAAAGTATATACCAACAACTAAAGCGTACAAAGCACACACCGTCAATAATATAATCAAAGTCTTGAAAATTCCTCTAGATCCTTGAGGTCTATTACCAATGGAGACGATGAATAACGAAGTCAAGACACCAATACAAAGGTAATTGAATATCGTGAAAATCCAGAACCCCCCATTGTggccaacttcatcgaTCAAAGATCCTGTCAAAAAGTAAAAGGTTAAGTAAAAGTTACTCAATGAGAAGAATGAGAAAACTAAAGTGATAAACTGGTAGATGAATTCCACATGGAACCAAAATTTTCTTGCAATGGAATGATCTGTTTGCCAAATCTTTTTAGAGTTTTTCAATGCATATAAAGCAGCGAAAAAAGCACCATTAatccatcttcttctttgggATAAGAATTCTGAAATGGTTTCAGGAACATCAGTTTCGGCAGTAGCCAGCTTGACAAATTTTAATACCCAGTTTTCATTACGTTTAGCCACCAATTCCCAACACAAGATTCTATCCTCAGCCAAGTACATATTGGCTTCGAAGAAGTTGGTCTTTGTATTGGAGTGAGCTTTTGAGgtattcaacaaatcttcacctttgaaGTAAGCATCCAATGGTCCACTTCCATCGTCGTGGTTAGTCAAAGCGATATATCTATATGCTGACAAAGCACCAGGTAAAACAGAAATATACCCGAACAATGACTCCAACGGCTTATCCAAAATGTTAGACATCTTGTATTCAAAGTTTTGAGACGCAACCAATGGATTAGTTAAGTTGATCCAACCTTTTCCTTTCATAGCTTTGATTTCACCCGCTGCTCCAGCAACGTTGGAATCCCTATCAAAAGCTTTCCAAAGATTGTAGATTGCGTGGTTATCAGGCTTAGTACCAACATCTAATAAGACCACCACATTAGGATCCAATAGTGGACAAAAAGCATTGAAAAGCCATCTATGACTGTTAattttcttttggtttttttctttcaaacaGAATAATACTTGGACAGGAGCCAATGATTTttcatcacctttgaacttcaaatttTCATCGATAGAAATCTGAGTGGTATATTCAAAAATGTGGGCGTTGACTTTTTTATTATTAACGTAGGGTCTAGCCAAGTTGCCCTGGTAAACACCAGTAGCAGTTAATAGTTGCAAAACGGATTCGTTTACTTTATTTCTACCATCAGCAACAATAACCACCTGAATTTTCTTCCAGCTGTCTTTTCCCCACATAGCAGATTTGTTTCTACTACATAAATGGGCAATATTCTTCATGATGGCATGCATGGTTCGGGCAAAAGcatattcatcttcattgtaCATGGTGACACAAATTACCAATTCCGTTTCACGGTTGTACTTAGCGGCTCTGAGAGAGAATCCATCTTTAATAAAATCATCAGGCTCGGAAGTACAAGCTGAATATGTCATGTTGGTAAACTCTCCAAATGGAGACTCTGTTCTTGTCAAAACTTTCCTTAATTCTTCAGGGACAGGgttttccaacaccaagtgACCGGCCTGACCATCAACCAATCTGACCTTTCTTTTTGTAATGGTTTTTTCTCTATTTGGAACAAATCCGCTTTTGATATTGTTCATCATGTCGTTATCAATAGAAGCAGCAAAGTATTCACTTTCGGATCCATTGGTATAACCATCATTGGAGGCAGAAGAATGATATGCAGTAGACTCAGAGTATAAGgatctttcttcaaattcttgtGCTTTTTGATAAGAGTCGTAGTCGTAACTATCTCTTCCGATGGTTTCTTGATCGtcctcatcatcttcataaGGGTTAGCTTCTGCATATGTTTCAGGAGAAAAGATTGGCTGAGGGGGCTCTAAGAATCTTTCACTACGATGACTGCTGTTAACAGAGCGACCATATTGTGAACCTCTGTGTGGCGATCCAGTCAAATTGATGGATTcagcatcatcatcgtcatgGTCAAGGGTATCATCCATAGCAATTCCCATGGCCTTTTGACGCTTTGGAGACTCTCTGGAAGTGAATTGGGCTCTAGCAGTCCGTCCTTCGAACTGTAAATTGGGGGTATTATTGAGGGCCACTTTGTTTATGTTAGCATTGATTCTACCACTACGGGTAAAGATATCGGGAGACCTTCTGGTACTTTCTGGAAATGCCacaaaatcatcatcatcatcattttgAGGTTTATATCTTCTGGGGGAGTTGCGGTCCACGAATGCCGGGTCAGGGTACGAGGGTTTGTCGGAGAAAGGATTATCTTCAAAAGGACTAGGCATGGTTAGCTTTGGAAGAGTAAGAAGAGGTCTTAAAGAATTGAGACCTTTATCATGTTTTTCATGGGTTTTAAGTGTTTGTTTATTTATGTTTACAAGTGCGCTTGATGTAGAAACTAGATTAAGCGGCAGAAAAAGAATGCGGCGGCGGCGGCGGCAGCGGCAACGGTTCGCAGTAGCAAATTCAATTCCCAAAGTAGAGTTCGCGTTTAACCTGATTGATCCAATTCTGTAAAGCGATGGCAGAAGAACCTTTATCAGCTCAAGGGCAAAGGCCTCATAGTGCATCAACATCCCAGATATCCAGTGTAGGATTTACAAATCTCAAGAAGCTAAATACAAACTCTTCTGTATCAACTGCCTCATCAACTGTGAGTATCTCCAAGCAGAACCCTCTTACAAGGCTCTTCACAAGGAACAAATCCAACGTTACAATCGATGAGCCTCTGCAatctgatgatgacgacAATAGAAGTATGAGGACAATTCCTATTTCCCCGATTGAACGGAAAGCATCCTCTAATGTGTTCCGGCTATCCAAGATGAATAAACGAAAGGTAAAAAACCAAAAGGATTTAACAGTACAGACAGAAGACATAGGGCCACCTCCATTACTAACCCTCAAATCATCAGTGTCGTCCCCTGTTTCAACGTTTCATAATTTATTTCATCGGACTGGTACTCTCCCCAGTGCTGGGATAGAATCTATCGATGAGCAAATTCCTCGAAGTATTGTCAACTTGTCATCTAATAATTCGAACAGTACAGTGGCAGACGTTAGTTTCGCCCAGGTTTACAAATTTACTGACTCTAGCTATGCGATTGAAGAGGATaatgaagataatgaaGCCTTCAAAAAGCTCTTTATGCCTGCTGACCATTTTATAAAACTGAAATTACCTGCAAGCCCGATGgtagaagaagagaatgaaGAAGCTCACTTTTGGAGTACCATGATGACGCTTATAAAACCAGTTGCGTTACAGTCCCAACAACGAAAGCTTTCGAATGGGCTAAAGGGACCCCCACTCATCATGACAGAGGATGATATTGCAAATTTTGTACGGGAAAATTATACTACGAATCTCTCGTCGAAGGGAAGTGAAAGAGACGATATCAAGGCACGAGAGATTATCCAGGATCTTAGGACTTTCTTCACTCGGATCTTAATTACTTTCGATAAAGATTTTCGAGTGAGTATACGAGATGACTTAGACAAGGTCTGTAGAGGTTGGGTTCGACTCCACGGGCAATGGCAGTTTTTCAGGAATAAAATGCTATATTTTATTCTAAATTGCTTTAATTCTTTGCAGGAAAATTGGATAATCTCCAAATTCCAAATTAACGTTGAACAGCTCTTGCTAaatgtcttcaaagaagTGTTGGTCATCCCTTTGATACAGTTCCGCAAAAAACAGGACGCAAAAGACAACAATTTTCTTGTTAACTACATGGACGGAGCATTGTTGTATGAAATTGTCCAGTGTTTCGGCATGATTAATTCTGTGCAAGTGTACGAACAGAATGATGAAACTGGTTTTCTTGATTTGTTCGTGTGGTTGACACAATTATAGTATTTAATTTAGCATGAATACACCGTAGGTTTTCATTTCTCATAGAAACGCGCTGAGATAATTTTGACCATCGACTGAAACTTACCCACAAACTAATTGTAAGTTCCTCCTCTCCAAGTATTATCACCATCATGTCCTTGCCGTCAAATATCAAGCAGAATCTTATGCCTTCAGAAATCAGTTTCATGACAGAGAATGAGTATATTCAGATTTTGCCCAGATACTCAATGAAGTCAATCCAGCTTATTGGAGTATGTATAAATATTATCTACAGATGTTATGCTTGAAAGCGTTTGTTTTACACAGACTAGTGTAATACATGATATCATATACTAACTGCTATGACAGACCAAAATCCCTAACTTAAGGGCTTTAAGAAGAGAGAAGGTTCCATTATGGGTAGCACTCATACTCAAAAGTCAAGGCAAATGTAACATCGTGATACCTGACTGGCTTAATCTTATCTACTTGAAAGCTCGCtatgatgaagaagttaaATTTCCCATGAAGTTTAGTGATTTGCCGTTTAATTGGATCGATTTGAGCAAGATATTGTTGAGCAAAGCTCCTGATGATTTACCTGATCCCGTTCATCAGCTAAGATCTATAATACAAGATTTGAGAGAAATCAGACAAGTCAAGACTCGAAAAGGTTTGAAGGAAGTTAACGAATCGAACATCGGTTTGAGTGGGTTATCATTGTTAGAGATAAATGAATTGAGACCATTTATGTTGTCAgtgatgaacaagttgagagaaatcCATGAAAGTGTAAGACATGATGATTatgacgatgaagaggTTATAGATgttgacgatgatgaagattaGACGCGTCCATACGATTGTGTCATACGTTGACCTACATGTTCTTCAGTTTTGATAATCAGGTCGTGCACCAATCACGCTCTGTTTTTTTCTCTCGATTACCAGAGACTCTTCATATTAAAGGcattttcttgatgtcCAAACCAAGCCTAACAAGACAACTCACTTCGAACTTGGTGCTACATGAACTGAGTACAAATTCTAAGCGGAATCTAATTCTTTCGATTCTTCGGTCtactaccaccaaaagGGAGACCAAGAATTACTTGAATAAGTATCGAAATCAGTTTAGATATAATGACTCACTGGCTCCTGACAAGGACATGCAAAGAAGCATCTTTATAAACCGGTTTCTACAGCAGAAGAATCCATTCACTAACATTTATGACgaggaagagaagaaattaCAGAAAATTCCATTAAGAATtgccatcttcaaattgaagttttcaaatgTTGACCCACAAAATTGGGCCGGAATTCAGGAAACCTTCAAGCGATTAATCAATTTGGGGGCAAGTCCTATAATTGTAATGGATCATGATGATGAATtaatcaatgatttcaaattgaatGAATTTGCCTTGATAAATCAAGGAAATCGGTTGTTAAACagtttgaaagaaatcaatcCCCGGCTCATACGAACTCTTTTCTATAGGAGTGAAAAAGGTGAGATGAAAATTAATAGCCTCGAACAGATATTGATACCCATGTACCAAGGATTTGTCCCGATTATTCAACCAATCGTTTTTGATTCATTATCTTCCAATCAGCAGTTTCTCAAGTCGGACGAATTACTACTTTCGCTCTGCAAGTCTGTGTTGTCAGCAAATCAAGATGATATGTTGTCCATAGAGAAGGTCGTATTTGTAGATAAACATGGTGGAATCCCATCCATTGAAAGAAACCAAACCAGTCATgtgttcatcaatttgTCGCAAGAGTATAGCGATATCATTTCCGAACTATATATTGGGTTTTTAGAGCCATCTTTGAGGGACTTGCATATTGAAAACCTAAAGTCTATCGATAAGCTCCTTACAGCTATCCATGATATCACTGGTAATGATGAAACAACTGGTATCATCACTACTCCAGGGATAAtttccatcaacaatgatCAGTTGAATCCCATTATTTATAACGTGTTGACCGACAGACCTATAATTTCCTCCTCGTTGCCCCTGTCATTCAAAAGAACCCCACAGCTCTCGACTTCGATTCTTAAAAAGGGTATTGATGTTGAGGTTCTTGAGCCTAGGAACTATCCCAAAGAATTCACTCTTGAAAACTTGATAAACGATAATTTGGTTGATAAAGGTAAGTTTTTCCACCTAATAGAAGATTCCTTTGGTAAACCCCTTGATATTGATGCATATATCAAACGAATCAACAAAACTATTACGACCATTATTATAGTTGGTGATTACGATGGAGGAGCAGTTATTACCAACGAAACATCTGATGGCAAGACGGTCCCTTACCTAGATAAATTTGCTGTTGCCAAGAAAAACCAGGGGTTGCCTGGCCTTGCTGATATTATCTTCAAGCTTATTGTTCAATCGAATCCTGATGAGTTGATTTGGAGATCTAGAAAAAATAACCCCATCAATAAGTGGTATTTTGAGAGATGTGTGGGTTCTGCTGCAAAGGCAGGTTCTAAATGGAAGCTCTTTTACACGGGTGATATCTTTAACAAGTCTGTTCAGctcaagaaaaagagagATTCGATCAACATCAAcgagaagatgaagacttACTCATCTATTTGTGAGTCTATTCCTCCATCATTTACTGAACCAACCAAATGACACAAAACTAATCTCATTATCAGCCAAAACTATTCGCGATCAGGAATCCAACAGAACCTCAAAAAGAGAAATGGACCGCCAAAttaaaagaagaaacaaacAAATGGATCTACTGAGTTCTACGGTTGTGGAAAATACCAATGATTTCCGAGCCACATCGATACCCACAACTATCAATGGATTAAGGTTTTATCATGAGCTTGACGAATGGCAGCAAGACAACCATTTCATCCGATCTGGATACGTCAAGGGAACGAACTCCTATAAATCTAGCTTTAATTCCCTTTTTTACATACACAACGAGACTGGTAACATATATTCTCACTTGTTACCATCCCTTGTGATTGCAGGATCATTGGTTTACTATTTGAAGTTTCAGTTACCTTTATATGAGAGTCATTTGCAGGTATGGGAATGGATCAATTTTCTCCAATTTGGCTTTGCTGCCACATTTTGCTTAGCAATGTCGTCTATTTTCCATTGCATAAAGTCACATTCACACCTGGTGGCTAGGTTTGGAAATCAATTGGATTATTTTGGCATCATTATATTAATCACCTGCTCCCTAATATCCATCATGGTATTTGCGTACCACCGTGAACCCAAATTTAAATATGGATTCTCCTGCTTATTCTTAGTGCTTGGCAGTATTTGTACGTTTTTGACGTTGGATCCAAAGTTCTCCACCTCGGTCTATAGACCCATAAGATCTACAATGTTCATATTGTTTGGATTGTCAGGTGTGGTTCCAATAGTTTCCGCTGTCAATACTTATGGTCTTGAAGTAACGAAAAGAAAGGCCGGGCTCAATTGGTTGATCTGGGAAGGGGTATTATATATTTCAGGTGCTGTTTTGTACGCAATGAGAGTACCTGAAAGATTCAGTCATGTCGAGCAAGATCAAGCGAGTCTTTTGAATAATCCAATGGTAGGAAAGTTCGATATTTGGGGGCATTCGCATCAAATTTTTCATGTGTTGGTGGTTATAGCTGCTTTTTGTCATTGGAAGGGCCTTGTCCAATGTTACCACACTATGCATCAGGACATGCTCGCGTAACTATTTTTTTAGACCAAAGGTAAATATTTAAATTGCATGAACAACTAATGAATTATAACCATTTAGTACTAGTCCCTTGTCATGGTATTTGGAAAGGAGGACCATCGGCCGGCGATGATCCCAATGAATGGTTTTTGGCACCATTCCAATTGGACGGTAAAGATCACTTATGTTTCAAAGAACACCTTTTTCAAGGCTTCGATATCATGAAAAATGATCCTTCAGCCCTTTTGATAATTTCTGGTGGCAAAACGAAGGCAGAGATTGATTTGAGTGAAGCACAGTCTTATTACAACATATTGAAGAGTGTTTATGACTCCAAGGATTTGGGAGCTgttgaattggaagaatttGCTAGAGATTCATTTGAAAACGTCATATTTCTGATATGTCGATTCTACGAGATTACCAGTACCTATCCGAAAAAGATCACAGTCACTGGATTTGAATTTAAAAGATCAAGATTCGTGAAGaaccatttccaacaagCATTAGGGTTTCCCCTAGAAAATGTAAAATACATTGGTAATGCCCCAACACCCCCCAAAGAATCAGAGGGAAATTACTTTATGGAGTTGAATCAAAGTGAACACGAATTTGCtgtcaagttctttgagGTCGACCTATATGGTCGCAAAGGTTCATTACAGAAAAAGAAGCTCTCAAGAAACCCATTCAATGTTTCCCATGACTATaaatcttccaactctGTACTCAGAGAAGCGCTTGAGTTGATGGAACAACCGAACAAAACTGACCTAGAAGTCAGGACTGCTTTGTTAACCGTAGCACCTTGGAAAGCAAACTATACATAGTAATGATAATCAAGGACCGATAGATATAGATATAGATATATACAAGTACTTTGGATCCTTTATTTTATTCATTTTAATAAGCTACAATACAGGAGAGGATACTTTTAgtttttgttctttgagGCTCTTCTGGTTTGAACAGCCTTActcaactccttcaacaTAGATACGGTGGTTTCCCAGCCAACACATCCGTCAGTGATAGAAACTCCATatttcaaagaacttcTGTCTTGACCGGCTGGTGGCATTGGTTGCTTACCTTCGTTGATGTTAGACTCGATCATAACTCCTATGATAGCATCTTCACCGTTTGAGATTTGGTCAGCAACACTCGACAACACtgttggttgattttggtaGTTCTTTTGTGAATTGTCATGAGAGCAGTCAATCATTAATTTGGTGGAAGGGGCAGCACTCTTAGCAATAGCTTCCTTGGCAGCCTTTACAGCTTCGGCATCATAGTTAGTCAATTTCTTACCACCTCTTAAGATAACAAAACAGTTGTCGTTACCCTTGGTGGTAGTAATAGCAGCCATACCGTTTTTAGTGACACCCATGAAATGGTGACCTTTTGAAGCAGCTTGAGCAGCATCTAAAGCAACACCGATATTACCATCAGTACCATTTTTGAAACCAATAGGGAAAGATAAACCAGAGGCCAATTCTCTGTGCAATTGGGACTCGGTAGTTCTAGCACCAATGGCACCGaaactcaacaagtcaCCAAAGT is from Yamadazyma tenuis chromosome 6, complete sequence and encodes:
- the ARG2 gene encoding Amino-acid acetyltransferase, mitochondrial (COG:E; BUSCO:EOG09261BP0; EggNog:ENOG503NUKB) encodes the protein MSKPSLTRQLTSNLVLHESSTNSKRNLILSILRSTTTKRETKNYLNKYRNQFRYNDSSAPDKDMQRSIFINRFLQQKNPFTNIYDEEEKKLQKIPLRIAIFKLKFSNVDPQNWAGIQETFKRLINLGASPIIVMDHDDELINDFKLNEFALINQGNRLLNSLKEINPRLIRTLFYRSEKGEMKINSLEQILIPMYQGFVPIIQPIVFDSLSSNQQFLKSDELLLSLCKSVLSANQDDMLSIEKVVFVDKHGGIPSIERNQTSHVFINLSQEYSDIISELYIGFLEPSLRDLHIENLKSIDKLLTAIHDITGNDETTGIITTPGIISINNDQLNPIIYNVLTDRPIISSSLPSSFKRTPQLSTSILKKGIDVEVLEPRNYPKEFTLENLINDNLVDKGKFFHLIEDSFGKPLDIDAYIKRINKTITTIIIVGDYDGGAVITNETSDGKTVPYLDKFAVAKKNQGLPGLADIIFKLIVQSNPDELIWRSRKNNPINKWYFERCVGSAAKAGSKWKLFYTGDIFNKSVQLKKKRDSININEKMKTYSSICESIPPSFTEPTK
- a CDS encoding uncharacterized protein (EggNog:ENOG503P3U4; COG:S); this encodes MNYNHLVLVPCHGIWKGGPSAGDDPNEWFLAPFQLDGKDHLCFKEHLFQGFDIMKNDPSALLIISGGKTKAEIDLSEAQSYYNILKSVYDSKDLGAVELEEFARDSFENVIFSICRFYEITSTYPKKITVTGFEFKRSRFVKNHFQQALGFPLENVKYIGNAPTPPKESEGNYFMELNQSEHEFAVKFFEVDLYGRKGSLQKKKLSRNPFNVSHDYKSSNSVLREALELMEQPNKTDLEVRTALLTVAPWKANYT
- the ARO4 gene encoding 3-deoxy-7-phosphoheptulonate synthase (COG:E; EggNog:ENOG503NVDJ) encodes the protein MSNTPIPEEYDDTRILGYDPLVSPLVLTNEIRATSKALDVVIKGRYESGQILKGKDDRCLVIVGPCSIHDPDAALEYAARLKKLSLELEDDLLIVMRAYLEKPRTTVGWKGLINDPNVDNTFDINKGLRISRQLYADLTGKSELPIGSEMLDTISPQYFGDLLSFGAIGARTTESQLHRELASGLSFPIGFKNGTDGNIGVALDAAQAASKGHHFMGVTKNGMAAITTTKGNDNCFVILRGGKKLTNYDAEAVKAAKEAIAKSAAPSTKLMIDCSHDNSQKNYQNQPTVLSSVADQISNGEDAIIGVMIESNINEGKQPMPPAGQDRSSLKYGVSITDGCVGWETTVSMLKELSKAVQTRRASKNKN